The DNA sequence GCCTCACCTTCCGCACCCTCAGCCTGGCCAAAGTGCCCTGGCGAGCCGTACGCAATGGGGCCTTGCTCACGGCCGTGCTCATCACCTTGGGCGAAATTGTGCTCGGTAAGCTGCTCGTTAGCCGGGACCTGGGGCCCGTGTACGGCCCGGCGGCAGGGCTGGTGCTGGTGCTGCTGTTCGTGTTTTATTGCGCGATGATTTTTTACTTCGGCGCGGCCTTCACCAAGGTCTACGCCGTGCGCCTGGGCCTGCCCATCCAGCCCAAAAAATCGGCCGTGCGCTACCGGCTAGTCAACATCGACGAGGACGACCGGTAGGTTTTTGCCACTGGAGCTGTTCAGAAGGTTGTCAGCATGGGGTAGAGACGCAAGGATGCGTCTCTACCCCGTTTCAAAAGCCAAAAATTCGCTACGACCCCGCCACCGCCGGCCTGTACTGGACCAGCGAGGGCGACCCGGCTCGGCGCCTCGACCCGTTTGTGCGCGAGATGAACACCACCGGGGCCTTCCACCGCACGCTGCCCGCGCTGCCGCAGTTCCACTTCACTGGCGCGCCCGACCGGGGGCCCCTGGGCAACGCTACTTACGAGAGCCTGGCCCGCACCCCCGGCGGCCCGGCCGGCGCGCCCTACTCCCCCCGCCTTAGCCAGCTCGACGCCCGCTCCGGGGCTCTGCTCTACCAGTATGCCTGTGTGCTGGACCCCGTTATTCAGCCGGGCCGCATCAACCGGATGTCAGAAACTCGTGGCCGTGAACGACCACGAGTTCTAACTATCGAGTGCTTTTACGCGTCCGTGGGGGGCGTGCAAACCCGGATTTACGCCGTGGACACCCGCGCGGCCACCGACATGCGCGCCCGCCTTGCCCTGGCCGGGGGCCCCTACCGGCCGGTGCGCAAGCGCCTCGTGGCCGACCTAGGGGCCCTGGCCTCGCGCCTCGATAACCTCGAAGGGCTGGCCTTTGGCCCCCCGCTGCCCAACGGCCACCGCACGCTAGTCGTCGTGGCCGACAACAACTTCAGCGCCAACGAAGCTAATCAGTTCCTGGCCTTTGAGGTGTTGCCGTAGCCCCGGCCGTACCTTTGCGCGGTGCAAACTTCTGATACGCCTGCCCAACCCGCCGCGCCCCGCGCCGCCGCTTTCGCCGATTTCGACTTGACCCCCGCCCTGCAAGCCGCCCTGGTGGAGCTGGGCTGGGCCGCGCCCACGCCCGTGCAGGCCGCCGTGCTGCCCTTCGTGCTGGGCGGGCACGACGTGGCCGGCCAGGCCCCCACCGGCTCGGGCAAAACCGCCGCCTATGGCCTGGGCCTGCTCCAACGCCTCGACCCCGCCGAGAACGCCGTGCAGGTGATTGTGCTGGTGCCCGCCCGCGAGCTGGCCCTGCAAGTACGCGACGCCCTGCGCCAGCTCGGCAAAACCACCCCCAACCTGCGCATCGCCTCCTACTACGGCGGCCACCCCATGCGCGACGAGCGCAAGGCGATGGAAAACCAAATGCCCCACGTCATCGTGGCCACGCCCGGCCGCCTGCTCGACCACCTGGAGCAGCGCACCTTCGTGCCCAACCAGTTGAAGGTGTTGGTGTTGGATGAGGCCGATAAGCTGCTCGACCTGGGCTTCCAGGAGGAAATGGCGACCATTGTGAGCCGCCTGCCCCAGCGCCGCCAGACGCTGCTGTTTTCGGCCACCATGCCCGACAAGGTGCTGGCGCTCGTGCGCTCACACCTGGCCCGGCCCAAGGTGGTGAACGTGGACGGCGGCGGGGCCCCCGGCACGACCGGGGCCGCCACCCTACCCGAAAACCTGCTGCTGCGCGGCCACGTGGTAAGCGCCGCCGACCAGAAACCGGCCGCTCTGTACCACGTCATCAGCCAGCCCGACGCGGGCCGTTCGCTCATCTTCGCCAACACCCGCGACCGGGTGGAGGAGCTAACCCGCTTCCTGCGCGGCCGGGGCGTGGCCGCCGAGGCCCTACACGGCAAAATGATGCAGCCCGAGCGCGACAAGGCCCTCATGAAGCTGCGCAACGGCTCGGCCACGGCCCTGGTGGCCACCGATGTAGCGGCCCGCGGCCTCGACGTGGACGAGCTGGACACGGTGGTGCAGTACGACGCCCCCGAGCAGGCCGACACCTTCCAGCACCGGGCCGGGCGCACGGCCCGCGCCGGGGCCGTGGGCACCGCCCACCTCCTCGTGACGCCCCCCGAGCAGGCCAAGCTGCAGAACTGGCCCGCCACCGCCACCGTGCAGT is a window from the Hymenobacter nivis genome containing:
- a CDS encoding esterase-like activity of phytase family protein, encoding MYWTSEGDPARRLDPFVREMNTTGAFHRTLPALPQFHFTGAPDRGPLGNATYESLARTPGGPAGAPYSPRLSQLDARSGALLYQYACVLDPVIQPGRINRMSETRGRERPRVLTIECFYASVGGVQTRIYAVDTRAATDMRARLALAGGPYRPVRKRLVADLGALASRLDNLEGLAFGPPLPNGHRTLVVVADNNFSANEANQFLAFEVLP
- a CDS encoding DEAD/DEAH box helicase; this translates as MQTSDTPAQPAAPRAAAFADFDLTPALQAALVELGWAAPTPVQAAVLPFVLGGHDVAGQAPTGSGKTAAYGLGLLQRLDPAENAVQVIVLVPARELALQVRDALRQLGKTTPNLRIASYYGGHPMRDERKAMENQMPHVIVATPGRLLDHLEQRTFVPNQLKVLVLDEADKLLDLGFQEEMATIVSRLPQRRQTLLFSATMPDKVLALVRSHLARPKVVNVDGGGAPGTTGAATLPENLLLRGHVVSAADQKPAALYHVISQPDAGRSLIFANTRDRVEELTRFLRGRGVAAEALHGKMMQPERDKALMKLRNGSATALVATDVAARGLDVDELDTVVQYDAPEQADTFQHRAGRTARAGAVGTAHLLVTPPEQAKLQNWPATATVQWARLVPPALPTAAPKAPRPSTVSLHISAGKREKISAGDLVGAFVSVGGLERDAVGRIEVHEHYSFVAVPEAQAEAVLAKMQNAKVKGKKVKVAIVR